One part of the Phoenix dactylifera cultivar Barhee BC4 chromosome 4, palm_55x_up_171113_PBpolish2nd_filt_p, whole genome shotgun sequence genome encodes these proteins:
- the LOC103712836 gene encoding nucleosome assembly protein 1;2-like isoform X2 — protein sequence MSDKKDVPDLSDLTSALPSAALSAEDRAGLVSALKSLAGQHSDVLETLTPKVRKRVEFLRELQSQHDELEAKFFEERAALEAKYQKLYEPLYTKRNEIVNGVVEVEGVTNEAAEGASAVDKASEEKGVPDFWLTAMKTNEVLAEEITERDEGALKYLKEIKWCRIDNPKGFKLEFFFDTNPYFKNSVLTKTYHMIDEDDPVLEKAIGTEIEWYPGKCLTRKVLKKKPRKGSKNTKPITKTEDCDSFFNFFTPPQIPDDDDEIDEDTAEQLQNQMEQDYDIGSTIKDKIIPHAVSWFTGEAVQADDFEGIEEEDDEEEDGEDDEDEEDDEDEEDEDEDEDEDREEEDKVRKKRSGALAGGGQQVERPAECKQQ from the exons ATGAGCGACAAGAAGGACGTCCCCGATCTCTCTGATCTCACTTCCGCCCTCCCCTCCGCTG CTCTGAGCGCGGAGGATAGAGCGGGCCTTGTTAGCGCTCTCAAG AGCCTGGCGGGGCAGCATTCGGATGTGCTGGAGACGCTGACACCCAAGGTCCGGAAGCGCGTCGAGTTCCTGAGAGAGCTCCAG AGTCAACATGATGAGCTAGAGGCGAAATTCTTTGAGGAAAGAGCAGCACTTGAAGCCAAATATCAGAAGCTCTATGAACCATTATACACTAAG CGTAATGAGATCGTGAATGGTGTGGTTGAAGTTGAAGGTGTTACAAATGAAGCTGCAGAAGGAGCCTCTGCAGTGGATAAAGCCAGTGAAG AAAAAGGTGTGCCTGATTTCTGGCTTACTGCAATGAAAACTAATGAAGTGCTGGCTGAGGAG ATCACAGAGCGTGATGAAGGAGCACTGAAGTACCTCAAAGAAATCAAATGGTGCAGAATTGATAATCCAAAGGGTTTCAAGCTCgaatttttctttgataccAATCCTTATTTTAAGAACTCTGTCTTGACAAAAACCTACCACATGATCGATGAGGATGACCCAGTTCTAGAGAAAGCAATAGG GACTGAAATTGAATGGTATCCAGGGAAGTGCTTGACTCGGAAGGTTTTGAAAAAGAAACCTAGAAAGGGATCAAAGAACACCAAGCCCATAACTAAAACAGAAGACTGCGATagcttttttaacttttttactccacctcaaatccccgatgatgatgatgagataGATGAAGATACT GCTGAACAGCTACAGAATCAAATGGAGCAGGATTATGATATTGG ATCTACTATAAAGGACAAAATTATTCCACATGCAGTTTCATGGTTTACGGGAGAGGCTGTTCAGGCGGATGATTTTGAAGGcatagaagaggaggatgatgaggaagaagatggagaggatgatgaagatgaagaggatgatgaagatgaagaggatgaggatgaggatgaaGATGAGGATAGGGAAGAGGAAGACAAGGTCAGAAAAAAG AGGAGTGGGGCTCTTGCTGGGGGAGGTCAGCAGGTGGAACGTCCAGCCGAGTGCAAGCAGCAGTAG
- the LOC103712837 gene encoding uncharacterized protein LOC103712837 isoform X2, translating to MLSTFAPTAQNFGRLPQCWGQILGAHELTAYVKTATSGPSLITLGHKSTLQYPPRFQFWPSSNKNLTATTGRPRSSPATPSSVSPRRDPTMPGTIQVSVLELVDLPPPPAPCPSEANSSFVSLKVVMGKREYQSVGRGHFLFPVTSLRENLILMLHDMAGNLLSRTEFKIRLVVEKGIWDDVFPLEGGGSVRMKLQFVLSEEERQRIHEMRYSALKRKHMELLKGGCESPVSELNAEGDGIGRLKQIDPDVPDFTGVDEEKNKTQTAPGGIIERQFSSCEGLDPHIGCLGSPISGNVTTDSISVSAELDDHICSPKKKNLLERGSSSSVRKIISAFENSLFQGTGYHVGQGSASQSSKLESGGSTKRTSSEESVIRKLKFPQTMAKSFSAEMLSEIDSQCNPMFVKSPFLKKQERLQYFNNVTRQEMIGKNRPFRNFAANQNFKSFKPDKQKSVGVANDGSSSLESLHTAQSHNSKNIDTVSESVNTENVVSFGGSAEHMSKRKEPISIEKKVNMGSFPNECHSLIACTVQKIPGERSLVYDGEKLKALGTRRKPCETEQTGSLGGSVRNISEREDSLASKVGKSPLIISKHRKSSAFEEKPKVNIFLKEAYSLDAHTSSLCTCNQGSAINAFTNESDRRCYRSHVEERIISRNSEFLELLSSYREKCLFGKVGVWVPRHLCITTGSKQLMNLVESCSLCLGTPPSEKNPFTTEANKK from the exons atgctctctacCTTTGCACCGACTGCCCAAAATTTTGGCCGTCTCCCTCAATGCTGGGGACAAATTTTGGGAGCTCATGAGCTCACGGCCTACGTTAAAACAGCAACAAGCGGGCCCTCATTGATTACGCTCGGCCACAAATCCACGCTCCAATATCCGCCACGATTCCAATTTTGGCCGTCTTCAAACAAAAACCTTACGGCCACCACCGGCAGACCGCGATCCTCGCCTGCGACGCCGAGCTCCGTCTCTCCTCGCCGAGACCCAACGATGCCGGGCACCATCCAAGTCTCTG TGCTGGAGTTGGTGGACCTCCCTCCACCTCCCGCGCCGTGCCCATCGGAAGCCAATTCCAGCTTCGTCTCTTTGAAGG TTGTGATGGGGAAGAGAGAGTACCAGAGCGTGGGCAGAGGGCACTTCTTGTT CCCGGTGACTTCTCTGCGCGAGAATCTGATCTTGATGCTGCACGACATGGCGGGGAATTTGTTATCCCGGACAG AGTTCAAAATCAGGTTGGTGGTGGAGAAGGGAATTTGGGATGATGTGTTTCCCCTAGAGGGCGGTGGAAGTGTCCGCATGAAGCTGCAGTTCGTACTTAGTGAAGAAGAACGCCAAAGGATTCATGAAATG AGGTACTCCGCACTAAAAAGGAAACACATGGAACTACTCAAGGGTGGCTGTGAAAGTCCTGTTTCTG AACTTAATGCAGAAGGAGATGGGATCGGCCGGTTAAAGCAAATAGACCCA GATGTCCCTGATTTTACTGGAGTAGACGAAGAAAAAAACAAGACACAAACAGCTCCTGGTGGTATTATAGAAAGGCAATTTTCTTCATGTGAAGGTTTGGATCCTCATATAGGATGCTTAGGATCCCCAATATCAGGGAATGTTACTACAGACAGCATTTCTGTTTCTGCTGAATTGGATGATCACATCTGTAGccccaagaagaagaatttgctggAGAGAGGTTCAAGCAGCAGTGTTAGGAAAATAATAAGTGCCTTCGAAAATAGTCTATTTCAG GGAACAGGATATCATGTTGGCCAAGGATCAGCATCACAGTCAAGCAAGCTCGAGAGTGGAGGTTCGACGAAGAGGACATCTTCAGAAGAAAGTgttataagaaagttaaaatTTCCCCAGACCATGGCAAAGTCCTTTTCTGCAGAGATGCTCTCTGAGATTGATTCACAATGCAATCCGATGTTTGTCAAATCACCCTTTttaaagaaacaagaaagacTGCAGTACTTTAATAATGTTACCAGGCAGGAAATGATTGGAAAGAACAGACCTTTTCGGAACTTTGCAGCGAACCagaatttcaaaagctttaAACCTGATAAACAGAAGTCTGTTGGAGTGGCAAATGATGGGAGCTCTTCTTTGGAATCTCTCCATACTGCACAGTCACATAATTCTAAGAACATAGATACTGTTTCAGAATCTGTCAACACTGAAAATGTTGTTAGCTTTGGTGGCTCTGCGGAACATATGAGTAAGAGAAAAGAGCCCATTTCTATTGAGAAGAAAGTAAACATGGGTTCTTTTCCAAATGAGTGTCATAGTCTGATTGCCTGCACTGTACAGAAAATTCCAGGTGAAAGGTCCTTAGTTTATGATGGTGAAAAACTGAAGGCTTTGGGAACCAGACGGAAACCTTGTGAAACTGAACAGACGGGCAGCCTGGGTGGATCTGTCAGAAACATCTCTGAAAGAGAAGATTCTCTAGCTAGCAAAGTTGGGAAAAGCCCTTTGATCATATCCAAGCATAGAAAGTCTAGCGCATTTGAGgaaaaaccaaaggtaaatatTTTTCTGAAGGAAGCTTATAGTTTGGATGCACATACTTCTAGTCTGTGCACATGCAACCAGGGAAGTGCTATCAATGCATTTACAAATGAGAGTGACAGGAGATGCTATAGAAGTCATGTGGAGGAGCGAATTATTTCTAGAAACTCAGAATTCCTGGAACTCTTATCTTCTTATAGAGAAAAATGTTTATTTGGAAAAGTTGGTGTCTGGGTGCCACGTCATTTGTGCATTACTACTGGCAGTAAACAGTTGATGAATCTTGTCGAGTCTTGTAGTTTATGCCTAGGAACACCACCCTCAGAGAAAAACCCGTTCACAACGGAAGCTAATAAAAAG TGA
- the LOC103712836 gene encoding nucleosome assembly protein 1;2-like isoform X1, translating into MSDKKDVPDLSDLTSALPSAALSAEDRAGLVSALKNKLQSLAGQHSDVLETLTPKVRKRVEFLRELQSQHDELEAKFFEERAALEAKYQKLYEPLYTKRNEIVNGVVEVEGVTNEAAEGASAVDKASEEKGVPDFWLTAMKTNEVLAEEITERDEGALKYLKEIKWCRIDNPKGFKLEFFFDTNPYFKNSVLTKTYHMIDEDDPVLEKAIGTEIEWYPGKCLTRKVLKKKPRKGSKNTKPITKTEDCDSFFNFFTPPQIPDDDDEIDEDTAEQLQNQMEQDYDIGSTIKDKIIPHAVSWFTGEAVQADDFEGIEEEDDEEEDGEDDEDEEDDEDEEDEDEDEDEDREEEDKVRKKRSGALAGGGQQVERPAECKQQ; encoded by the exons ATGAGCGACAAGAAGGACGTCCCCGATCTCTCTGATCTCACTTCCGCCCTCCCCTCCGCTG CTCTGAGCGCGGAGGATAGAGCGGGCCTTGTTAGCGCTCTCAAG AACAAGCTTCAGAGCCTGGCGGGGCAGCATTCGGATGTGCTGGAGACGCTGACACCCAAGGTCCGGAAGCGCGTCGAGTTCCTGAGAGAGCTCCAG AGTCAACATGATGAGCTAGAGGCGAAATTCTTTGAGGAAAGAGCAGCACTTGAAGCCAAATATCAGAAGCTCTATGAACCATTATACACTAAG CGTAATGAGATCGTGAATGGTGTGGTTGAAGTTGAAGGTGTTACAAATGAAGCTGCAGAAGGAGCCTCTGCAGTGGATAAAGCCAGTGAAG AAAAAGGTGTGCCTGATTTCTGGCTTACTGCAATGAAAACTAATGAAGTGCTGGCTGAGGAG ATCACAGAGCGTGATGAAGGAGCACTGAAGTACCTCAAAGAAATCAAATGGTGCAGAATTGATAATCCAAAGGGTTTCAAGCTCgaatttttctttgataccAATCCTTATTTTAAGAACTCTGTCTTGACAAAAACCTACCACATGATCGATGAGGATGACCCAGTTCTAGAGAAAGCAATAGG GACTGAAATTGAATGGTATCCAGGGAAGTGCTTGACTCGGAAGGTTTTGAAAAAGAAACCTAGAAAGGGATCAAAGAACACCAAGCCCATAACTAAAACAGAAGACTGCGATagcttttttaacttttttactccacctcaaatccccgatgatgatgatgagataGATGAAGATACT GCTGAACAGCTACAGAATCAAATGGAGCAGGATTATGATATTGG ATCTACTATAAAGGACAAAATTATTCCACATGCAGTTTCATGGTTTACGGGAGAGGCTGTTCAGGCGGATGATTTTGAAGGcatagaagaggaggatgatgaggaagaagatggagaggatgatgaagatgaagaggatgatgaagatgaagaggatgaggatgaggatgaaGATGAGGATAGGGAAGAGGAAGACAAGGTCAGAAAAAAG AGGAGTGGGGCTCTTGCTGGGGGAGGTCAGCAGGTGGAACGTCCAGCCGAGTGCAAGCAGCAGTAG
- the LOC103712837 gene encoding uncharacterized protein LOC103712837 isoform X1, which translates to MLSTFAPTAQNFGRLPQCWGQILGAHELTAYVKTATSGPSLITLGHKSTLQYPPRFQFWPSSNKNLTATTGRPRSSPATPSSVSPRRDPTMPGTIQVSVLELVDLPPPPAPCPSEANSSFVSLKVVMGKREYQSVGRGHFLFPVTSLRENLILMLHDMAGNLLSRTEFKIRLVVEKGIWDDVFPLEGGGSVRMKLQFVLSEEERQRIHEMRYSALKRKHMELLKGGCESPVSELNAEGDGIGRLKQIDPDVPDFTGVDEEKNKTQTAPGGIIERQFSSCEGLDPHIGCLGSPISGNVTTDSISVSAELDDHICSPKKKNLLERGSSSSVRKIISAFENSLFQGTGYHVGQGSASQSSKLESGGSTKRTSSEESVIRKLKFPQTMAKSFSAEMLSEIDSQCNPMFVKSPFLKKQERLQYFNNVTRQEMIGKNRPFRNFAANQNFKSFKPDKQKSVGVANDGSSSLESLHTAQSHNSKNIDTVSESVNTENVVSFGGSAEHMSKRKEPISIEKKVNMGSFPNECHSLIACTVQKIPGERSLVYDGEKLKALGTRRKPCETEQTGSLGGSVRNISEREDSLASKVGKSPLIISKHRKSSAFEEKPKVNIFLKEAYSLDAHTSSLCTCNQGSAINAFTNESDRRCYRSHVEERIISRNSEFLELLSSYREKCLFGKVGVWVPRHLCITTGSKQLMNLVESCSLCLGTPPSEKNPFTTEANKKQKMHLEVTRNEKFSCSSEKFNHENKVSNSNFNGMLIEQLADSFMKSPTRMSNVILYWSTSYCCNSSLCDTSSQYKIKKAQC; encoded by the exons atgctctctacCTTTGCACCGACTGCCCAAAATTTTGGCCGTCTCCCTCAATGCTGGGGACAAATTTTGGGAGCTCATGAGCTCACGGCCTACGTTAAAACAGCAACAAGCGGGCCCTCATTGATTACGCTCGGCCACAAATCCACGCTCCAATATCCGCCACGATTCCAATTTTGGCCGTCTTCAAACAAAAACCTTACGGCCACCACCGGCAGACCGCGATCCTCGCCTGCGACGCCGAGCTCCGTCTCTCCTCGCCGAGACCCAACGATGCCGGGCACCATCCAAGTCTCTG TGCTGGAGTTGGTGGACCTCCCTCCACCTCCCGCGCCGTGCCCATCGGAAGCCAATTCCAGCTTCGTCTCTTTGAAGG TTGTGATGGGGAAGAGAGAGTACCAGAGCGTGGGCAGAGGGCACTTCTTGTT CCCGGTGACTTCTCTGCGCGAGAATCTGATCTTGATGCTGCACGACATGGCGGGGAATTTGTTATCCCGGACAG AGTTCAAAATCAGGTTGGTGGTGGAGAAGGGAATTTGGGATGATGTGTTTCCCCTAGAGGGCGGTGGAAGTGTCCGCATGAAGCTGCAGTTCGTACTTAGTGAAGAAGAACGCCAAAGGATTCATGAAATG AGGTACTCCGCACTAAAAAGGAAACACATGGAACTACTCAAGGGTGGCTGTGAAAGTCCTGTTTCTG AACTTAATGCAGAAGGAGATGGGATCGGCCGGTTAAAGCAAATAGACCCA GATGTCCCTGATTTTACTGGAGTAGACGAAGAAAAAAACAAGACACAAACAGCTCCTGGTGGTATTATAGAAAGGCAATTTTCTTCATGTGAAGGTTTGGATCCTCATATAGGATGCTTAGGATCCCCAATATCAGGGAATGTTACTACAGACAGCATTTCTGTTTCTGCTGAATTGGATGATCACATCTGTAGccccaagaagaagaatttgctggAGAGAGGTTCAAGCAGCAGTGTTAGGAAAATAATAAGTGCCTTCGAAAATAGTCTATTTCAG GGAACAGGATATCATGTTGGCCAAGGATCAGCATCACAGTCAAGCAAGCTCGAGAGTGGAGGTTCGACGAAGAGGACATCTTCAGAAGAAAGTgttataagaaagttaaaatTTCCCCAGACCATGGCAAAGTCCTTTTCTGCAGAGATGCTCTCTGAGATTGATTCACAATGCAATCCGATGTTTGTCAAATCACCCTTTttaaagaaacaagaaagacTGCAGTACTTTAATAATGTTACCAGGCAGGAAATGATTGGAAAGAACAGACCTTTTCGGAACTTTGCAGCGAACCagaatttcaaaagctttaAACCTGATAAACAGAAGTCTGTTGGAGTGGCAAATGATGGGAGCTCTTCTTTGGAATCTCTCCATACTGCACAGTCACATAATTCTAAGAACATAGATACTGTTTCAGAATCTGTCAACACTGAAAATGTTGTTAGCTTTGGTGGCTCTGCGGAACATATGAGTAAGAGAAAAGAGCCCATTTCTATTGAGAAGAAAGTAAACATGGGTTCTTTTCCAAATGAGTGTCATAGTCTGATTGCCTGCACTGTACAGAAAATTCCAGGTGAAAGGTCCTTAGTTTATGATGGTGAAAAACTGAAGGCTTTGGGAACCAGACGGAAACCTTGTGAAACTGAACAGACGGGCAGCCTGGGTGGATCTGTCAGAAACATCTCTGAAAGAGAAGATTCTCTAGCTAGCAAAGTTGGGAAAAGCCCTTTGATCATATCCAAGCATAGAAAGTCTAGCGCATTTGAGgaaaaaccaaaggtaaatatTTTTCTGAAGGAAGCTTATAGTTTGGATGCACATACTTCTAGTCTGTGCACATGCAACCAGGGAAGTGCTATCAATGCATTTACAAATGAGAGTGACAGGAGATGCTATAGAAGTCATGTGGAGGAGCGAATTATTTCTAGAAACTCAGAATTCCTGGAACTCTTATCTTCTTATAGAGAAAAATGTTTATTTGGAAAAGTTGGTGTCTGGGTGCCACGTCATTTGTGCATTACTACTGGCAGTAAACAGTTGATGAATCTTGTCGAGTCTTGTAGTTTATGCCTAGGAACACCACCCTCAGAGAAAAACCCGTTCACAACGGAAGCTAATAAAAAG CAAAAGATGCACCTTGAAGTGACTAGAAACGAGAAGTTTTCatgtagttctgaaaaattcaaCCATGAAAACAAAGTGAGCAATTCAAATTTTAATGGAATGTTGATTGAACAG CTTGCAGATTCCTTCATGAAGTCCCCAACAAGGATGTCCAACGTCATTTTATATT GGAGTACGAGTTATTGTTGTAATAGTAGCTTGTGCGACACTTCTTCTCAATACAAGATAAAGAAAGCCCAG TGCTAG